In bacterium, one genomic interval encodes:
- a CDS encoding RNA-binding S4 domain-containing protein has protein sequence MKLRIDIWLHRARLFKSRTQATAACREGKIMVNDKFADAGDLVAEGDTVKIRMRGLYRSFLVKEAAKINLSKQEAKRMYEEVTTPEALEKFRQVEASSREFRTAAKQDSGSRPTKKSRRTLEKLRRK, from the coding sequence ATGAAACTGCGGATTGACATCTGGCTGCATCGCGCGCGATTGTTCAAATCGCGGACACAGGCGACGGCCGCCTGCCGGGAAGGCAAGATCATGGTGAACGACAAATTCGCCGACGCGGGGGATCTGGTGGCGGAAGGCGACACGGTTAAAATCCGAATGCGTGGCTTGTATCGCTCGTTTCTCGTGAAGGAGGCCGCCAAAATCAACCTGTCCAAGCAGGAAGCGAAGCGGATGTACGAGGAAGTCACCACCCCGGAGGCGCTGGAGAAGTTTCGGCAGGTGGAAGCATCGAGTCGTGAGTTCCGGACGGCGGCCAAGCAGGATTCCGGTTCCCGCCCCACCAAGAAGAGCCGCCGCACGCTGGAAAAGCTCCGCAGAAAATAG
- a CDS encoding glycosyltransferase family 9 protein, translated as MILRGKKTFPAPERILVTQLRRIGDALLCTPAVRALAKRFPDAALDFLTQPPCVEVFGGNPYVREVLVAPTDRTIRSFLRIARQLRHRRYDWVVDFFSNPRSAQYTYLTGARVRVGLDRLGRRWGYTHHAVEEAEDRDLYAVDLRLKILERLGVESAGRELEIYSDHHSEEARNRINALLEQVDCSRPLVAVATGTANPAKFYPPDLTAQVIAGLQAEGLSVIVTSGPGETALAKQAIGVLNRPIPHLEDARTTTLAALYRRVSAYTGPDSAPKHIAAACGIPTVAYFGAGRPANWHDAQNPRDLLLIAPCDLRPRCTRADCAKRQCLRKIPPADVCRSVVRLLKKQETQS; from the coding sequence ATGATCCTGCGCGGCAAGAAGACGTTTCCCGCACCGGAACGGATCCTCGTAACTCAGCTTCGGCGGATCGGGGATGCACTGCTCTGTACTCCGGCCGTCCGCGCGTTGGCCAAGCGGTTCCCGGATGCCGCGCTGGATTTTCTCACGCAACCGCCGTGCGTCGAGGTCTTTGGGGGGAATCCCTACGTCAGGGAGGTTCTCGTCGCCCCCACCGACCGAACGATTCGGTCTTTCCTGCGCATCGCCCGCCAGCTTCGCCACCGCCGCTACGACTGGGTGGTGGATTTTTTCTCCAATCCCCGCAGCGCGCAATATACGTATCTTACGGGCGCGCGCGTTCGGGTCGGTCTGGATCGCCTGGGCCGACGATGGGGTTATACCCATCACGCGGTTGAGGAAGCGGAGGATCGCGATCTCTACGCGGTGGACCTGCGGCTGAAGATTCTCGAGCGATTGGGCGTCGAGTCGGCGGGGCGTGAGTTGGAGATCTATTCGGACCACCATTCCGAAGAAGCAAGAAACCGGATTAACGCCTTGCTTGAGCAAGTAGATTGCTCTCGCCCGCTCGTTGCCGTTGCCACAGGCACCGCCAATCCCGCGAAATTCTATCCGCCGGATCTCACCGCTCAAGTAATCGCGGGTTTGCAGGCGGAGGGACTGAGCGTTATTGTCACTTCAGGGCCGGGGGAAACCGCATTGGCGAAACAAGCGATTGGCGTATTGAATCGGCCCATACCCCATCTTGAAGATGCGCGAACGACAACGCTCGCCGCATTGTACCGCCGGGTGAGCGCGTACACCGGCCCGGATTCGGCACCCAAGCACATCGCCGCCGCCTGCGGGATACCGACCGTCGCCTATTTCGGGGCGGGGCGTCCCGCGAACTGGCACGACGCGCAGAATCCGCGCGATCTCCTGCTGATTGCGCCGTGTGATTTGCGGCCGCGATGCACGAGAGCCGATTGCGCGAAACGCCAATGCTTGCGAAAGATCCCGCCCGCGGACGTTTGCCGTTCCGTCGTGCGGCTACTGAAGAAACAAGAAACGCAGTCCTGA
- a CDS encoding ABC transporter ATP-binding protein/permease, whose product MITYFRFLNPFKQYPGPLIAMGVCTLFFVTFNAASLWLVAPVLKVIFIPGTNEVLPVTSGGLEGIYESFKAWSWNAIGGGGDSSIMLPRLCIALIIMFALKNLFAYGQLHFVTYVEQRMVRDLRDRLFEHVARLPFRYYDRRPTGELMSNVMNDVAIVSNMFQRAFTLMLREPLTALTLYAILLSISWQLTLTITVIAPLFGFVYRVIGRSLKRKSARIQAQLGELSSHLQESITGARVVKAFGTENHEIRRFEKQSEALFRHAVRLLRLDRMASPVSETIGVVIIALVLLIGGQSVLAGQLLDAEDFMRFIVILFAVLAPVRNIGTIHNSLQVGAAAGSRLQTIFEESIEVLDRGRCDVQRLTKEIEFDRVFFRYDTSPDWILKDVSLAIRRNERIALVGRSGSGKTTLANLIPRFYDVQEGRILWDGVPTKDITLKSLRSTVSTVSQDVFLFNESVRYNIAYGLGEVSEDRLRDVLRRAQAEGFVSELPKGLETVIGERGLQLSGGQRQRLAIARALLRDAPILIFDEATSALDNESERLIQRALDELFRERTVIIIAHRQSSIQFASRVVLLDGGRISAVGTHAELQASSPLYATLMSLLEHEKPKA is encoded by the coding sequence ATGATCACCTACTTTCGCTTCCTCAATCCCTTCAAACAATATCCCGGCCCGCTCATCGCGATGGGCGTGTGCACGCTCTTTTTCGTGACCTTCAATGCGGCCTCGCTATGGCTGGTGGCGCCGGTGCTGAAAGTCATTTTTATTCCGGGCACAAACGAAGTCCTTCCGGTGACCTCCGGGGGGCTGGAAGGAATCTACGAATCGTTCAAAGCCTGGTCGTGGAACGCGATCGGCGGAGGCGGCGACTCTTCAATCATGCTGCCCCGGCTGTGCATCGCGCTGATTATCATGTTCGCGCTGAAGAACCTCTTCGCCTATGGCCAGCTTCATTTCGTGACGTACGTCGAACAGCGCATGGTTCGCGATCTGCGCGACCGTCTCTTCGAGCACGTCGCCCGCCTGCCGTTCCGCTACTACGACCGCCGGCCGACCGGGGAGCTGATGAGCAACGTGATGAACGACGTCGCGATCGTTAGCAACATGTTCCAGCGCGCGTTCACGCTGATGCTGCGCGAACCGCTGACGGCGCTGACGCTGTACGCTATCCTCCTCTCGATTTCGTGGCAGCTCACACTAACGATCACCGTGATTGCGCCGCTGTTCGGATTCGTCTATCGAGTGATCGGCCGCAGCCTGAAGCGGAAAAGCGCCCGCATTCAGGCGCAGCTTGGCGAACTCAGCTCGCATTTACAGGAATCCATCACCGGCGCTCGGGTCGTTAAAGCCTTCGGTACCGAGAATCATGAAATCCGCCGGTTCGAGAAACAGTCGGAAGCGCTCTTCCGTCACGCCGTGCGGCTGCTGCGGCTGGATCGCATGGCATCGCCCGTCTCCGAGACCATCGGCGTCGTCATTATCGCGCTGGTGCTGCTGATCGGCGGGCAGAGCGTGTTGGCCGGGCAACTGCTGGACGCCGAGGATTTCATGCGCTTCATCGTTATCCTATTTGCCGTTCTCGCTCCGGTGCGCAACATCGGCACCATCCACAACAGCCTTCAAGTCGGCGCCGCCGCGGGAAGTCGCCTGCAAACGATCTTCGAGGAATCCATTGAGGTCTTGGATCGCGGCCGCTGCGACGTACAACGGCTGACGAAGGAAATCGAATTCGATCGCGTTTTCTTCCGCTATGACACCTCGCCCGACTGGATTCTGAAGGACGTGAGTCTCGCCATCCGCCGCAACGAGCGCATCGCGCTGGTCGGCCGCAGCGGCAGCGGCAAGACCACTCTGGCCAATCTGATTCCGCGCTTCTACGACGTGCAGGAGGGCCGGATTCTCTGGGACGGCGTGCCGACGAAAGATATCACGCTGAAATCATTGCGCTCGACGGTGAGCACCGTCAGCCAGGACGTTTTTCTTTTCAACGAATCGGTGCGCTACAACATCGCCTACGGCCTGGGTGAGGTTTCCGAAGACCGGTTGCGTGACGTTCTGCGGCGCGCGCAGGCGGAAGGTTTCGTCTCCGAGCTTCCCAAGGGACTGGAGACGGTGATCGGCGAGCGGGGTTTGCAGCTCTCGGGCGGACAACGGCAACGGCTCGCCATCGCGCGGGCGCTTTTGCGGGATGCACCGATTCTGATTTTCGACGAAGCAACGTCGGCGCTGGACAACGAATCGGAGCGTTTGATTCAGCGCGCGCTGGACGAACTCTTCCGCGAGCGCACCGTAATCATCATCGCTCACCGCCAGAGCAGCATTCAATTCGCCAGCCGCGTCGTTCTGCTCGACGGAGGGCGCATTTCGGCGGTGGGAACTCACGCGGAGCTGCAAGCGTCCAGTCCGCTCTATGCAACGTTGATGTCGCTTCTTGAACACGAAAAGCCGAAGGCGTGA
- a CDS encoding ferrous iron transport protein A — protein sequence MTTIDTPHTANFMAASAAVPLAEMPLGGRFRVMAVDETRESLLRLMEMGLTPGVEAVLERTAPLKTPLSIRLPGCVLAVRLDDARRIFVVPLPSSPDDPAP from the coding sequence ATGACCACCATAGATACTCCCCACACCGCCAATTTCATGGCCGCCAGCGCAGCCGTTCCGCTTGCCGAGATGCCTCTGGGCGGCCGATTTCGGGTAATGGCCGTTGACGAGACCCGCGAGAGCCTGCTGCGGCTCATGGAAATGGGCCTGACACCCGGCGTAGAAGCGGTTCTCGAACGCACCGCCCCCCTCAAGACTCCTCTCTCAATCCGCCTGCCCGGCTGCGTCCTGGCCGTTCGCCTCGATGACGCGCGCCGGATTTTTGTCGTTCCTCTCCCCAGCTCACCGGACGATCCCGCACCGTAA
- the feoB gene encoding ferrous iron transport protein B, translating into MASSAHPSVPVRCKRRLIAIAGNPNAGKTTVFNALTGARQKVSNYPGVTVERKIGQLRLASGETVEVVDLPGCYSLAARSPEEQIAHDVILGEMEGDPKPDLVIVVVDASNLERNLFLASQLRDLGIPMIVALNMMDLAREQGREVSWEKLAEALGCPVVPLVARKGEGIGRLLKILGAEGGAECVCGGVPRFIDCLPPALESPVQALAEGLVASGHAEPQAARGEALWLLVSSLEGDESIKASPVLTALAHRVLGEFKLTPQQVRAIETSARYQYLSEVMCKGVAEGKHRPSRLTDRLDSILLHKIWGPMVFLAVMAFVFQSIFAWATPAMDGIESLMAGAGAWVSDILPGGMFKEMLLEGVIAGVGNILVFLPQILILFLFIGFLEDVGYMARAAFLMDRIMARVGLDGRAFLPLLSSFACAIPGIMATRTIASRKDRLVTILVAPLMSCSARLPVYTLIIGAVFAADQKLWGVYPIGGLVLLVMYLFSIVAGITMAAVFKRTVLRSPRPPLLLELPSYKLPSLKSVLLNIYDRARLFVIRAGTVILAATVILWVLLHVPVGERDFSTFDAKRQAILGEAALDDVDRALLSQWVKAEEESYRVKHTLAGWLGTTLEPVIAPLGFDWKIGVGIIASFAAREVFVSGLSVVHGVGGSDDDTSSLRQALRAERRADGSLMFTPLLGLAILVFFVLACQCVSTVAIVRRETGSWHWPAFMVGYMSVLAWLGTFAIYQGGRLLGFS; encoded by the coding sequence GTGGCTTCGAGCGCTCATCCGTCCGTCCCCGTCCGCTGCAAACGGCGGCTGATTGCCATTGCCGGTAATCCCAACGCGGGCAAGACGACGGTATTCAATGCCTTGACGGGCGCTCGCCAGAAGGTCAGCAACTATCCCGGCGTCACCGTCGAGCGCAAGATCGGCCAACTTCGTTTAGCGTCCGGTGAAACAGTGGAAGTGGTGGATCTTCCCGGCTGCTACAGCCTGGCCGCGCGTTCTCCCGAAGAACAGATCGCACATGACGTCATCCTGGGCGAGATGGAGGGCGATCCCAAGCCCGATCTTGTCATCGTGGTGGTGGATGCGTCCAATCTCGAACGCAATCTGTTCCTCGCCTCGCAGCTCCGCGACTTGGGGATTCCCATGATCGTAGCGCTGAACATGATGGATTTGGCCCGCGAGCAGGGCCGCGAAGTTTCGTGGGAGAAGCTGGCCGAGGCGCTGGGCTGTCCGGTGGTGCCGCTGGTAGCCCGCAAGGGGGAAGGAATTGGGCGGCTGCTGAAGATTCTGGGGGCCGAGGGGGGAGCCGAATGCGTGTGCGGAGGCGTACCGCGATTCATTGACTGCCTGCCGCCCGCGCTCGAAAGTCCCGTGCAGGCCTTGGCCGAAGGGCTGGTGGCCAGCGGGCACGCCGAACCTCAAGCCGCACGCGGGGAAGCTCTGTGGCTGCTGGTGTCGTCTCTCGAAGGCGACGAATCCATCAAAGCCTCGCCCGTTCTGACGGCCCTCGCCCACCGCGTGCTTGGCGAGTTCAAGCTCACGCCGCAGCAAGTCCGCGCTATCGAGACTAGCGCCCGCTATCAGTATCTGAGCGAGGTCATGTGCAAGGGCGTGGCCGAGGGCAAGCATCGCCCCAGCCGCCTTACCGATCGTCTCGATAGCATTCTGCTCCACAAAATCTGGGGGCCGATGGTCTTTCTGGCGGTGATGGCGTTCGTCTTTCAATCCATCTTTGCATGGGCCACTCCCGCGATGGACGGCATCGAAAGCCTGATGGCCGGCGCGGGAGCGTGGGTAAGCGACATTCTCCCCGGCGGGATGTTCAAAGAGATGCTGCTCGAAGGCGTGATCGCGGGGGTCGGCAACATCCTCGTCTTCCTCCCGCAGATTCTCATTCTGTTTCTGTTCATCGGTTTCCTCGAAGACGTCGGCTATATGGCGCGGGCGGCCTTTCTCATGGATCGGATCATGGCCCGCGTCGGTCTCGACGGTCGGGCGTTTTTGCCGCTGCTGTCCAGCTTCGCGTGCGCGATTCCGGGGATCATGGCCACCCGCACCATCGCCAGCCGCAAAGACCGGCTGGTGACCATCTTGGTTGCGCCACTCATGTCATGCAGCGCGCGGCTGCCGGTCTATACGCTCATCATCGGCGCGGTCTTCGCCGCCGATCAGAAACTTTGGGGAGTGTACCCCATCGGCGGATTGGTTCTGCTGGTGATGTACCTGTTCTCCATCGTGGCGGGAATCACCATGGCCGCCGTGTTCAAGCGAACCGTGCTGCGCAGCCCGCGCCCGCCGTTGCTTCTCGAACTACCCTCCTACAAGCTGCCCTCGCTGAAATCCGTTCTGCTGAACATTTACGATCGCGCACGGCTGTTCGTCATTCGCGCGGGAACGGTGATCCTCGCGGCCACGGTCATTCTTTGGGTACTTCTGCACGTGCCGGTTGGCGAGCGCGACTTCTCGACCTTCGATGCGAAACGGCAGGCGATTCTCGGGGAAGCGGCGCTCGACGACGTGGATCGCGCCCTGCTGTCTCAATGGGTAAAGGCCGAAGAAGAGAGCTACCGGGTTAAACACACGCTGGCCGGATGGCTGGGCACGACGCTCGAACCGGTGATTGCGCCCTTGGGATTCGACTGGAAGATCGGCGTCGGGATCATCGCCAGCTTTGCCGCGCGCGAAGTCTTCGTCAGCGGATTGTCCGTCGTTCACGGAGTGGGCGGCTCGGATGACGATACCTCTTCGCTTCGTCAGGCGCTGCGGGCGGAACGTCGCGCCGACGGATCGCTGATGTTCACGCCGCTTCTCGGTCTGGCAATCCTGGTTTTCTTCGTTCTGGCCTGCCAGTGCGTCTCGACGGTGGCGATTGTCCGCCGCGAGACCGGATCGTGGCATTGGCCCGCCTTCATGGTCGGCTATATGAGCGTATTGGCCTGGCTGGGAACGTTCGCCATCTATCAGGGCGGAAGACTGCTGGGGTTTTCAT